From Ochotona princeps isolate mOchPri1 chromosome X, mOchPri1.hap1, whole genome shotgun sequence, one genomic window encodes:
- the LOC101529296 gene encoding melanoma-associated antigen B10-like: MPRGQKSKLRSREKRRHVQSEIWSVPDAPATAAAMAEEGEPLSSSPPVCDVNPHSSAATSAVCTKSQGPRKRGPATPNISGGVTRTKSNRGAKSQGGKRASTSQVGIATGNSCVNPLDQKALLLVQSMLRKYSMRELITKEGMLRYVTRKYKMHFREILQKASDFMGLVFGIFVKEVDPIRHHYALVSQLSQIGEPEVNSDDIMLHSGLLMIILCVIFLKGNEASEEDIWEVLNVIGIFAGKSHFILGEPKQLITQDLVQEMYLEYKQVPNSDPPRYGFLWGLRAHTEISKTRVFEVFSKIHNTVPTAFPAWCESALGDEEERMRARFTDMFPISVQCGVDFNSFSDSRI; encoded by the coding sequence ATGCCTCGGGGGCAGAAAAGCAAGCTCCGTTCCCGGGAGAAGCGCCGCCATGTGCAGAGTGAGATTTGGAGTGTCCCGGATGCTCCGGCCACTGCTGCCGCCATGGCTGAAGAAGGAGagcctctctcttcttcccctcccGTTTGCGATGTTAATCCCCACAGCTCCGCAGCCACTTCTGCGGTCTGTACCAAATCCCAAGGGCCGCGAAAGAGAGGCCCAGCCACCCCCAATATTTCTGGAGGTGTTACCCGCACAAAATCTAATAGAGGTGCTAAGAGCCAAGGTGGGAAAAGAGCAAGCACTTCTCAGGTGGGGATCGCCACTGGTAATTCATGTGTTAATCCTCTAGATCAGAAGGCGCTTTTGTTGGTGCAATCTATGCTGCGCAAATATAGCATGAGAGAGCTGATAACAAAAGAAGGCATGCTGAGATATGTCACTAGAAAGTACAAGATGCACTTCCGTGAGATCCTCCAGAAGGCCTCTGACTTCATGGGGCTAGTTTTTGGGATCTTTGTGAAGGAAGTTGACCCGATTAGGCACCACTATGCCCTTGTCAGCCAGTTGAGTCAAATCGGTGAGCCAGAAGTGAATAGCGATGATATAATGCTGCACAGTGGCCTCCTGATGATTATCCTGTGCGTTATCTTCCTGAAAGGCAATGAGGCTTCTGAGGAAGACATCTGGGAGGTGCTAAACGTGATAGGCATCTTTGCTGGAAAGAGCCACTTCATCCTTGGTGAACCCAAGCAGCTCATCACCCAAGATTTGGTGCAGGAAATGTACCTGGAGTATAAGCAGGTACCTAACAGTGATCCTCCACGCTATGGGTTCCTGTGGGGCCTAAGAGCGCATACAGAAATCAGTAAAACGAGAGTTTTTGAGGTTTTCTCCAAGATTCACAACACAgtgcccactgccttcccagcatgGTGTGAAAGCGCCttgggagatgaggaagaaagAATGCGAGCCAGATTTACTGATATGTTTCCTATTAGTGTACAATGTGGAGTTGATTTCAACAGTTTTTCTGATAGTAGAATCTAA